A stretch of the Archangium violaceum genome encodes the following:
- a CDS encoding short chain dehydrogenase, producing MKVLLVGAHGVIGSAVARELGSRHTLVSAGRSRGDVTVDITDSASIRRMFEQVGRVDAVVSAAGNLHFAPLEEMTEQHFDIGLRDKLMGQVNLAMIGRAWLNDGGSITVTGGIVAEQPIRNGSSASMVNSALEGFVRGAAIELPRGLRINLVSPNVVQESLPQLAPFFRGFEAVPAARVALGYSRSVEGHQTGQIYRVF from the coding sequence ATGAAGGTTCTTCTCGTCGGAGCTCACGGAGTCATCGGAAGCGCGGTCGCACGGGAGCTGGGCTCCCGCCACACCCTCGTCAGCGCGGGCCGCAGCCGCGGGGACGTGACGGTGGACATCACCGACAGCGCCAGCATCCGCCGTATGTTCGAGCAGGTGGGCCGCGTGGACGCGGTGGTCTCGGCCGCTGGAAACCTGCACTTCGCTCCGCTCGAGGAGATGACCGAGCAGCACTTCGACATCGGCCTGCGCGACAAGCTGATGGGCCAGGTGAACCTGGCGATGATCGGCCGCGCCTGGTTGAACGACGGAGGCTCCATCACCGTGACGGGCGGCATCGTCGCCGAGCAGCCCATCCGCAATGGCAGCTCGGCCTCCATGGTGAACTCCGCGCTGGAGGGCTTCGTGCGCGGGGCCGCCATCGAGCTGCCGCGGGGGCTGCGCATCAACCTCGTCAGCCCGAACGTGGTGCAGGAATCGCTGCCTCAGCTCGCCCCCTTCTTCCGAGGCTTCGAGGCGGTCCCCGCCGCCCGTGTGGCCCTCGGCTACAGCCGCAGCGTGGAGGGCCACCAGACCGGGCAGATCTACCGCGTCTTCTGA
- a CDS encoding multicopper oxidase family protein: MLTPSRCARALVAAAFLLFHPACPSGEKKPPQAEQALREFEGAYPLEARPVGTVRTFDLVAEPTEVPLINGQALRVWAYNGQVPGPRLRIRLGETLRVRFTNRLPQETTIHWHGVRLPNAMDGVPHATQKPVRPGETFVYEFTPKDAGTFWFHPHVRSSEQVERGLYGVLIVEDAEPPPYTRDVVWVIDDWLLDETRQLYPRFNTRHDLAHDGRWGNVITVNGRTGEVLRVHPGERIRLRLLNASNGRVVAPDFSGLQAKIIAVDGMYLREPIDPSRFELAPGNRVDLDLTFNQLSGEPLRIIDRFYARQPNPLASIVLEGDVVDTPAFDSPARAHVPVWKEGLAVPEHHTFRLNARGGGPLGIEWTIDGKAFAGHAHAHGAGLTLKQGQFYRLRYVNESARLHPIHLHGMFFRLLARDGVPVNEPFFRDTVLVHGREEVDIALVPTDVGSWMMHCHILEHAEAGMMTMIDVEKD; this comes from the coding sequence GTGTTGACACCTTCCCGGTGCGCGCGAGCCCTCGTGGCCGCCGCATTCCTCCTCTTCCATCCGGCTTGCCCATCGGGCGAGAAGAAGCCGCCCCAGGCCGAGCAGGCCCTGCGCGAGTTCGAGGGCGCATACCCGCTGGAGGCCCGGCCCGTCGGCACGGTGCGGACCTTCGACCTCGTGGCCGAGCCCACCGAGGTGCCGCTCATCAATGGGCAGGCGCTTCGCGTCTGGGCCTACAACGGCCAGGTGCCGGGGCCGCGGTTGCGCATCCGCCTGGGCGAGACGCTGCGGGTCCGCTTCACCAACCGGCTGCCGCAGGAGACCACCATCCACTGGCACGGCGTGCGGCTGCCCAACGCCATGGACGGCGTGCCCCATGCCACGCAGAAGCCCGTGCGGCCGGGAGAGACGTTCGTCTACGAATTCACCCCGAAGGACGCCGGCACCTTCTGGTTCCACCCGCACGTGCGCAGCAGCGAGCAGGTGGAGCGAGGCCTCTACGGCGTGCTCATCGTCGAGGACGCCGAGCCGCCGCCCTACACCCGCGACGTGGTGTGGGTCATCGACGACTGGCTGCTCGACGAGACGCGGCAACTCTACCCGCGCTTCAACACCCGGCATGACCTCGCGCACGACGGGCGGTGGGGCAACGTCATCACGGTGAACGGGCGCACCGGCGAGGTGTTGCGCGTCCACCCGGGCGAGCGCATCCGCTTGCGTCTGCTCAACGCCTCGAATGGGCGCGTGGTGGCGCCGGACTTCTCGGGCCTCCAGGCCAAGATCATCGCGGTGGATGGGATGTACCTGCGCGAGCCCATCGACCCCTCGCGCTTCGAGCTCGCCCCCGGCAACCGCGTGGACCTCGACCTCACCTTCAACCAGCTCTCGGGCGAGCCCCTGCGCATCATCGACCGGTTCTACGCACGTCAGCCCAACCCCCTCGCGAGCATCGTGCTCGAGGGCGACGTGGTGGACACGCCGGCGTTCGACTCACCGGCCCGCGCCCACGTGCCCGTGTGGAAGGAGGGGCTCGCGGTGCCGGAGCACCACACCTTCCGGTTGAACGCACGTGGGGGTGGCCCGCTCGGCATCGAGTGGACCATTGACGGCAAGGCCTTCGCCGGACACGCGCACGCACACGGGGCGGGCCTGACGCTGAAGCAGGGCCAGTTCTACCGGCTGCGGTACGTGAACGAGTCGGCGCGCCTGCACCCCATCCACCTGCACGGGATGTTCTTCCGGCTGCTCGCGCGCGATGGGGTGCCGGTGAACGAGCCATTCTTCCGGGACACCGTGCTCGTCCACGGACGCGAGGAGGTGGACATCGCGCTCGTACCCACGGACGTTGGCAGTTGGATGATGCACTGCCACATCCTCGAGCATGCCGAGGCCGGCATGATGACAATGATTGACGTCGAGAAGGACTGA